In Pseudomonas deceptionensis, a single window of DNA contains:
- a CDS encoding REP-associated tyrosine transposase, with protein sequence MPSLAASHRLRTGRYSEKNRIYLLSTNTLCREHIFNDFALGRLVVAQFRVAQDQGFADSLAWVVMPDHFHWLIELRRGTLSGLMQRTKSLSTKAVSPYIDRKISLWQNGFHDRALRQEEDLVKVARYVVANPLRAGLVDKLGDYPLWDAIWV encoded by the coding sequence ATGCCATCTCTGGCTGCTTCACACCGTCTGCGCACAGGCCGCTACTCTGAAAAAAATAGAATTTACCTGCTGAGCACCAATACTCTCTGTAGAGAACACATCTTCAATGATTTTGCTTTGGGCCGATTGGTTGTCGCACAATTTCGCGTTGCACAAGACCAGGGTTTTGCTGACTCACTGGCTTGGGTCGTCATGCCCGATCACTTTCATTGGTTGATCGAGTTGCGCCGGGGGACGCTCAGCGGATTGATGCAAAGAACCAAGTCCTTGAGCACCAAAGCGGTGAGCCCGTACATCGATCGCAAAATCAGTCTTTGGCAGAATGGTTTTCATGATCGGGCATTGAGGCAAGAAGAGGATTTGGTAAAAGTGGCTCGTTATGTTGTTGCCAACCCATTGAGGGCGGGCCTGGTTGATAAGCTGGGCGATTATCCG
- a CDS encoding GlcG/HbpS family heme-binding protein encodes MSALTLKVALDLTAQALSTGRQISAAPLTVAVLDSGGHLLALQREDGASLLRPSIAIGKAWGAIALGKGSRLLALDAQQRPAFYAALNGMGQSDVVPAPGGVLIRDQSGQVVGAIGISGDTSDIDEQCAISAVEALGLRADAGVVV; translated from the coding sequence ATGAGTGCTTTAACCTTGAAAGTCGCTTTAGACCTTACTGCTCAGGCCTTGAGCACAGGGCGCCAGATCAGCGCGGCACCGTTAACGGTGGCAGTGCTCGACAGTGGCGGGCATCTGTTGGCGCTGCAACGCGAGGACGGCGCAAGCCTGTTGCGCCCCAGCATCGCGATTGGCAAAGCCTGGGGCGCGATTGCGCTGGGCAAGGGCTCGCGTTTGCTGGCGCTGGACGCACAACAGCGCCCGGCGTTTTATGCCGCGCTTAACGGGATGGGGCAGAGCGACGTAGTACCGGCGCCGGGAGGGGTGTTGATTCGTGATCAATCGGGGCAGGTGGTCGGCGCGATCGGCATCAGCGGCGACACGTCGGATATCGACGAGCAGTGCGCGATCAGTGCGGTCGAGGCGCTGGGCTTGAGGGCGGATGCGGGGGTGGTGGTCTAA